In Acetomicrobium sp. S15 = DSM 107314, the sequence TTTTTCCGATCCGGAAGAGAAGATCAATCACGTAGAAGAGCTGGTCGGAGACGCGGTTTCCGAACAGGAGGCAAAACGCCTTTTGGGCAACCTGCAGCGTCGCGGCTTGCTTTCCGTGCGCGAGAGACTCATCGTCGAGGTGGTTTTACGCTTTTTGGGGGAGCTGGGCTCAACATTGTTCGACCTGTCTCCTTACAAAAGGGATGCTATCAACGCTGAGGTGCTCAAAAGGGTCCTAAGGAGCCTTATAGTGGCGTAAAGGGGGGCGAAGCCAACGAAGTGCGATCGTTGTCATACGA encodes:
- a CDS encoding CtsR family transcriptional regulator; the protein is MSSLTESIEEYILKLLEERESDFVLLRRKDIAEYFGCVPSQINYVLRSRFTPELGFLVESQRGGHGYIRVTRVCFSDPEEKINHVEELVGDAVSEQEAKRLLGNLQRRGLLSVRERLIVEVVLRFLGELGSTLFDLSPYKRDAINAEVLKRVLRSLIVA